In a genomic window of bacterium:
- a CDS encoding helix-turn-helix transcriptional regulator translates to MPTAVSGPPPNAGRLIRAWRQRAGLTQEGLAQSLSVTFSTVSRWENGHVLPSKLAWRALQQLAAERQTPLVENDETD, encoded by the coding sequence ATGCCTACCGCCGTGAGCGGTCCGCCCCCCAATGCCGGTCGTCTCATCCGGGCCTGGCGCCAGCGCGCCGGTCTCACCCAGGAAGGTCTCGCGCAGTCGCTCAGCGTGACCTTCTCGACGGTGAGCCGATGGGAGAACGGCCACGTGCTGCCCAGCAAGCTCGCGTGGCGTGCCCTCCAACAGCTCGCCGCGGAACGTCAGACGCCGCTCGTCGAGAACGACGAGACCGACTGA
- a CDS encoding HAMP domain-containing histidine kinase: MDAGTSRERRLARLIGELLEEDRLEPALDAWIDAATALLDATVVGLWTCARDRLIARRACPGPLPSDMPFEAPEDAARAVRERRVVVTYDGGLPMLAAPVLGRGGRVLGAVAGRAVAPPGDHDRWAGLVETLAALVATTLEKAELVARVERQQADLRAAHQLKTNFVATVSHELRTPLNVILGYTDLLADEAFGAVPPAQLDVVHRVQTSARELFELVTATLDLGRLEAGDSPLALERVELDALCAALHRETVARLGDPALTLDWEIAGLPTIDTDRDKLATALRNVVGNALKFAPGGTVMVRARVEPSTVVFAVADTGIGIAPDDVPLVFEMFRQLEPPDTRRFGGVGLGLYVVRQVLRQLGGEVQVWSTPGVGSCFLLHVPLQPLGA; the protein is encoded by the coding sequence GTGGACGCCGGCACGAGTCGCGAGCGCAGGCTCGCCCGGCTGATCGGTGAGCTGCTCGAGGAGGATCGCCTCGAGCCGGCGCTCGACGCGTGGATCGACGCGGCAACCGCACTGCTCGACGCGACCGTCGTCGGGCTGTGGACCTGCGCCCGCGACCGGTTGATCGCCCGGCGGGCGTGTCCCGGGCCGTTGCCGTCGGATATGCCCTTCGAGGCGCCGGAGGACGCCGCGCGCGCGGTGCGCGAGCGCCGTGTGGTGGTGACCTATGACGGTGGGCTGCCGATGCTCGCTGCACCGGTCCTCGGCCGCGGCGGGCGCGTGCTCGGCGCCGTCGCAGGCCGCGCCGTGGCGCCCCCGGGGGATCACGATCGCTGGGCCGGCCTCGTCGAGACGCTCGCCGCGCTCGTCGCGACCACGCTCGAGAAGGCCGAGCTGGTAGCGCGCGTCGAGCGCCAGCAGGCCGACCTGCGCGCGGCGCACCAGCTGAAGACGAACTTCGTCGCGACCGTGTCGCACGAGCTGCGCACGCCGCTGAACGTCATCCTCGGCTACACCGACCTGCTCGCGGACGAAGCCTTCGGGGCGGTGCCGCCCGCGCAGCTCGACGTCGTTCACCGCGTGCAGACGAGCGCCCGCGAGCTGTTCGAGCTGGTGACTGCGACGCTCGACCTCGGCCGCCTCGAGGCCGGCGACTCGCCGCTCGCGCTCGAGCGCGTCGAGCTCGACGCCCTGTGTGCGGCGCTGCACCGGGAGACCGTCGCCCGCCTCGGGGATCCGGCGCTCACGCTCGACTGGGAGATCGCCGGGCTGCCCACCATCGACACCGACCGGGACAAGCTGGCGACGGCGCTGCGCAACGTCGTCGGCAACGCGCTCAAGTTCGCGCCCGGCGGGACGGTCATGGTGCGTGCGCGCGTCGAGCCGTCGACGGTGGTGTTCGCGGTCGCCGACACCGGCATCGGCATCGCGCCCGACGACGTGCCGCTCGTCTTCGAGATGTTCCGCCAGCTCGAGCCGCCCGACACGCGGCGTTTCGGCGGCGTCGGGCTCGGGCTGTACGTCGTGCGCCAGGTCCTGCGCCAGCTCGGCGGCGAGGTCCAGGTGTGGAGCACGCCCGGCGTCGGATCCTGCTTCCTGCTGCACGTGCCGCTCCAGCCGCTCGGGGCCTGA
- a CDS encoding tetratricopeptide repeat protein yields the protein MTARFCSQCGTALNPGAKFCSECGTDLRTDAPPVAVAGAAAATGTPAAAPWQITTAGLTVLGSLAVAGIGIWAMILTPEPPRAAPGRGAPPQAAASATPPAPVELPAEVTTFMNDLATNAKAAPDDLAMWNRLGQVYYRAAQIDPKWYAEAMAAFEHVLARDESNRDALRGKANIFYDRQDHVQAIPLYERILVLQPDDPNAETDLATMYLYAGDPAKAIRKYEEVLQRHPDFLQAHYNLAVTHAQLGHTDLALTSFRNARRLATDDNVRKQIDEMTARLTGERAPTGMGGAGTPAPGSMAAVPPPAGEPPAGALPAIPPPPPPPPPNPDLSAFQNAVERSFRTAPIMGERITGFEWTGPGSARVVVENFPMDAMPQEVRDRFTARLAADVRTAVAAHPTEGVKLDLVDQGSGGVMASIAP from the coding sequence ATGACGGCGCGCTTCTGTTCGCAGTGCGGTACCGCCCTCAACCCGGGCGCAAAGTTCTGCTCCGAATGCGGCACCGACCTGCGAACCGACGCGCCACCCGTGGCCGTCGCGGGCGCGGCGGCGGCCACGGGTACGCCTGCGGCGGCGCCCTGGCAGATCACGACCGCGGGGCTCACGGTGCTCGGCTCGCTCGCCGTCGCCGGGATCGGCATCTGGGCCATGATCCTGACGCCCGAGCCGCCGCGCGCGGCGCCTGGACGCGGCGCCCCGCCGCAGGCTGCCGCGTCCGCGACACCGCCGGCCCCCGTCGAGCTGCCCGCCGAGGTCACGACCTTCATGAACGACCTCGCCACGAACGCGAAGGCGGCGCCCGACGACCTCGCGATGTGGAACCGCCTCGGTCAGGTCTACTACCGCGCCGCGCAGATCGATCCGAAGTGGTACGCGGAGGCGATGGCCGCGTTCGAGCACGTGCTCGCGCGCGACGAGAGCAATCGGGACGCGCTGCGCGGCAAGGCGAACATCTTCTACGACCGCCAGGACCACGTACAGGCGATCCCGCTCTACGAGCGCATCCTCGTCCTCCAGCCCGACGACCCGAACGCCGAGACCGACCTCGCGACCATGTATCTGTACGCGGGCGACCCCGCGAAGGCGATCCGCAAGTACGAGGAGGTGCTGCAGCGCCACCCCGATTTCCTCCAGGCGCACTACAACCTCGCCGTCACTCACGCGCAGCTCGGCCACACCGATCTCGCGCTGACCAGCTTCCGCAACGCCCGTCGGCTCGCCACCGACGACAACGTGCGCAAGCAGATCGACGAGATGACGGCGCGCCTCACGGGCGAGCGCGCACCCACCGGCATGGGCGGCGCGGGCACGCCGGCGCCCGGGAGCATGGCCGCCGTCCCACCGCCCGCGGGCGAGCCGCCGGCCGGTGCACTCCCCGCCATTCCGCCGCCGCCGCCACCGCCGCCGCCCAACCCCGACCTGTCCGCGTTCCAGAACGCCGTCGAGCGCAGCTTCCGCACCGCGCCGATCATGGGCGAGCGCATCACCGGCTTCGAGTGGACGGGGCCCGGCAGCGCGCGCGTCGTGGTCGAGAACTTCCCGATGGACGCCATGCCGCAGGAGGTCCGCGACCGCTTCACCGCCCGCCTCGCCGCCGACGTGCGCACCGCGGTCGCGGCGCATCCGACCGAGGGGGTGAAGCTCGATCTCGTCGACCAGGGGTCGGGTGGGGTGATGGCGTCGATCGCGCCGTGA
- a CDS encoding CDP-alcohol phosphatidyltransferase family protein: MADALTGVRLLLGLLLPALILEGGVLPLCAWGAAALTDYVDGPMARRRPPTRHGPMLDTAADVLVVLGGLAAAAARGLVSWIVPLAIVVSVTAYVVASWRLSAGGPAPRLARSRIGHWAGVVNYACLGLACGALALPWGGWPALLGLVGAVTAAWNLAAVAARVLPRQLA; the protein is encoded by the coding sequence ATGGCCGATGCGCTCACCGGCGTCCGCCTGCTGCTCGGGCTGCTCCTGCCGGCGCTGATCCTGGAGGGCGGCGTCCTGCCGCTGTGCGCGTGGGGCGCGGCGGCGCTGACGGACTACGTCGACGGGCCCATGGCGCGCCGGCGGCCGCCGACGCGCCACGGGCCGATGCTCGACACGGCCGCCGACGTGCTCGTCGTGCTGGGCGGCCTCGCTGCGGCGGCGGCGCGCGGCCTCGTCTCCTGGATCGTGCCGCTGGCGATCGTGGTGTCGGTGACGGCGTACGTGGTCGCGTCGTGGCGTCTCAGCGCCGGCGGGCCGGCGCCGCGGCTCGCGCGCAGCCGCATCGGGCACTGGGCCGGCGTCGTGAACTACGCCTGCCTCGGGCTCGCGTGCGGCGCGCTGGCGCTGCCGTGGGGCGGCTGGCCGGCGTTGCTCGGGCTGGTTGGCGCGGTCACCGCGGCGTGGAACCTCGCCGCGGTCGCGGCCCGCGTCCTACCCCGACAGCTCGCGTGA
- a CDS encoding Mrp/NBP35 family ATP-binding protein: protein MPATPQQILDRLRAVAYPGFSRDIVSFGLVRDIEVSSDGVTVHLAPSTANEDVVRQIVAAVEATLAGVAGPVRIVREVAPVPPGRRGPQPVPGVATVVAVASGKGGVGKSTVATNLALALSAMGHRVGLMDADVYGPSVPLLLGIEEKARGGDGRRLVPIERHGIRVMSMGFFLDEVTPVVWRGPMLTKLVTEFLRNCEWGELDVLVLDLPPGTGDIQLTLTQQLPMQGGVVVTTPQDVALADVRRGIQMFRQCGTPVLGVVENMSFHLCPGCGARADIFGHGGGATMARELGVPFLGEIPLARSVREAGDAGVPLVAAEPASPLARAFHELAERVLVRLAEGKREPVSAAS from the coding sequence GTGCCCGCGACCCCGCAGCAGATCCTCGATCGGCTCCGCGCCGTGGCCTACCCCGGGTTCTCTCGCGACATCGTGTCCTTCGGCCTGGTGCGCGACATCGAGGTCTCGTCCGACGGGGTGACCGTGCACCTCGCCCCGAGCACGGCCAACGAGGACGTCGTGCGGCAGATCGTCGCCGCCGTGGAAGCGACACTGGCCGGCGTCGCCGGGCCCGTGCGCATCGTTCGCGAGGTCGCCCCGGTGCCGCCGGGGCGCCGCGGTCCCCAGCCGGTGCCCGGCGTCGCGACCGTGGTCGCCGTGGCGAGCGGCAAGGGCGGCGTCGGCAAGTCGACCGTGGCCACGAACCTGGCCCTCGCCCTCTCGGCCATGGGCCACCGCGTCGGTCTCATGGACGCCGACGTCTACGGCCCGAGCGTCCCGCTCCTCCTCGGCATCGAGGAGAAGGCCCGGGGAGGCGACGGCCGGCGGCTCGTGCCCATCGAGCGCCACGGCATCCGCGTCATGTCGATGGGCTTCTTCCTCGACGAGGTCACGCCGGTCGTCTGGCGCGGGCCGATGCTGACGAAGCTCGTCACGGAGTTCCTGCGCAACTGCGAGTGGGGCGAGCTCGACGTCCTCGTGCTCGACCTGCCGCCGGGCACGGGCGACATCCAGCTCACTCTGACGCAGCAGCTGCCGATGCAGGGCGGGGTCGTCGTCACCACGCCGCAGGACGTCGCGCTCGCCGACGTGCGGCGCGGCATCCAGATGTTCCGCCAGTGCGGGACGCCCGTCCTCGGCGTCGTCGAGAACATGAGCTTCCACCTCTGCCCCGGCTGCGGCGCGCGCGCCGACATCTTCGGCCACGGCGGCGGCGCCACCATGGCGCGGGAGCTGGGCGTGCCGTTCCTCGGCGAGATCCCGCTCGCACGCTCCGTGCGCGAGGCCGGCGACGCGGGCGTACCGCTGGTCGCAGCCGAGCCGGCGAGCCCGCTGGCGCGCGCGTTCCACGAGCTCGCAGAGCGCGTGCTCGTGCGCCTCGCCGAAGGGAAGCGCGAGCCGGTCAGCGCCGCGTCGTAG
- a CDS encoding flippase-like domain-containing protein — protein sequence MGARALRRARHPPVRARGGQRLSALKKIAPWAVTLAIFAFLFSRYPIGQVVETLAAGRWGLYLLLIVPYSAFYLLVDTLVLQQAVSWFLVRVPYRDVLPVRATAYILSLVNTQLGQGGIAVYLHRRHHIPFWQVTGVVVFIALVEIYQLAFYSFVGAAVSNEPKAPWEVYAVMAAYLAAHLWFFSRPRRGRIGEMAIFRAFFQAKLWQYPALLLLKTPNLLAAVLINWLALPLFGIDIPLVTLLTFLPLVYFFAALPIAAAHLGPSQAAWVYFFGAYAPGEKLIAYSLAAHLMFMVTNAFWGLLFLRRASRELSG from the coding sequence GTGGGTGCGCGAGCGCTTCGCCGAGCTCGACATCCTCCAGTTCGAGCACGAGGAGGCCAGCGCCTGAGCGCCCTCAAGAAGATCGCGCCGTGGGCGGTCACGCTCGCGATCTTCGCGTTCCTGTTCTCCCGCTATCCGATCGGGCAGGTGGTCGAGACCCTCGCCGCCGGGCGCTGGGGTCTCTACCTCCTGCTGATCGTCCCCTACTCGGCGTTCTACCTGCTGGTCGACACGCTGGTCCTCCAGCAGGCGGTGTCGTGGTTCCTCGTTCGGGTCCCGTACCGCGACGTCCTCCCGGTGCGCGCGACGGCCTACATCCTGTCGCTGGTGAACACGCAGCTCGGCCAGGGCGGCATCGCCGTCTACCTGCACCGGCGCCACCACATCCCGTTCTGGCAGGTGACGGGCGTGGTCGTGTTCATCGCCCTGGTCGAGATCTACCAGCTGGCGTTCTACTCGTTCGTCGGCGCGGCGGTGAGCAACGAGCCGAAGGCGCCCTGGGAGGTGTACGCGGTGATGGCGGCGTATCTCGCCGCGCACCTGTGGTTCTTCTCGCGGCCGCGCCGCGGCAGGATCGGCGAGATGGCGATCTTCCGCGCCTTCTTCCAGGCGAAGCTCTGGCAGTACCCCGCTCTGCTCCTCCTGAAGACGCCGAACCTGCTCGCCGCCGTGCTGATCAACTGGCTCGCGCTGCCGCTGTTCGGGATCGACATTCCGCTCGTCACGCTGCTGACGTTCCTGCCGCTGGTCTACTTCTTCGCGGCGCTGCCGATCGCCGCCGCCCACCTCGGACCGAGCCAGGCCGCGTGGGTCTACTTCTTCGGCGCGTACGCACCGGGCGAGAAGCTGATCGCCTACAGCCTCGCGGCACACCTGATGTTCATGGTGACGAACGCGTTCTGGGGCCTGCTCTTCCTGCGGCGGGCTTCACGCGAGCTGTCGGGGTAG
- a CDS encoding HAMP domain-containing histidine kinase — protein MMLAADGVIASMNPVLRAVWGDDAIGRRLAEVVAPAAAGATAADLEAIIAAVRADPDGAWRGEVRRVDVPVEAGVWEMSLGAAGEGLVAVVRDVRDRHLAERARLDFLSMVTHDIKGPLTVILGYTELLSDPEERPSPAMLADTLGRIRESGEQIHALVSNFVELARIEAGSHRVDLHPVDLGEVVARLVANHAPRARRKGVELVLEEGTVPLVPGDRPQLERVLLNLLGNAIKYTPKGGGIVLRVAASDAAVTVSVQDTGPGIAAADLGGIFERYRRAAATRVEGVGLGLFIARTIARAHGGDVAVVSAPGEGSTFTLQLPRA, from the coding sequence GTGATGCTCGCGGCCGACGGCGTGATCGCCTCGATGAACCCCGTGCTGCGCGCGGTCTGGGGCGACGACGCCATCGGCCGCCGGCTGGCCGAGGTGGTGGCGCCGGCCGCGGCCGGCGCCACCGCCGCCGACCTCGAAGCGATCATCGCCGCCGTACGCGCCGACCCGGACGGGGCCTGGCGGGGAGAGGTCCGGCGCGTCGACGTACCGGTAGAAGCCGGGGTCTGGGAGATGAGCCTCGGGGCCGCGGGCGAGGGGCTCGTCGCCGTCGTGCGCGACGTCCGCGACAGACACCTCGCCGAGCGCGCGCGCCTCGACTTCCTGTCGATGGTGACCCACGACATCAAGGGCCCGCTGACGGTCATCCTCGGCTACACGGAGCTGCTGAGCGATCCGGAGGAGCGGCCGTCGCCGGCCATGCTCGCCGACACGCTCGGGCGCATCCGCGAGAGCGGCGAGCAGATCCACGCGCTGGTCTCGAACTTCGTCGAGCTGGCGCGCATCGAGGCCGGCTCGCATCGCGTCGATCTCCACCCGGTCGACCTCGGCGAGGTGGTCGCCCGCCTGGTCGCGAACCACGCGCCGCGTGCGCGTCGCAAGGGCGTCGAGCTGGTGCTCGAGGAGGGCACGGTGCCGTTGGTGCCGGGAGACCGCCCGCAGCTCGAGCGCGTGCTCCTGAACCTCCTCGGCAACGCCATCAAGTATACGCCGAAGGGCGGCGGCATCGTCCTGCGCGTGGCCGCCTCGGATGCGGCGGTCACGGTGTCGGTGCAGGACACGGGGCCGGGCATTGCCGCGGCCGACCTCGGCGGCATCTTCGAGCGTTACCGCCGTGCAGCGGCGACGCGCGTCGAGGGCGTCGGTCTCGGCCTCTTCATCGCCCGCACCATCGCGCGCGCCCACGGCGGCGACGTCGCCGTCGTATCGGCCCCGGGCGAGGGATCGACGTTCACGCTGCAGCTGCCGCGCGCCTGA
- a CDS encoding Gfo/Idh/MocA family oxidoreductase, with protein MPALALAALSRHDAAQGRAQAAELGCRFHADWRELVADAGVAGVIAVVPPALHRPIADAVAGAGKALLIEKPLATTSADAFAIARRLREAGTPALMAHTLRWNTVVAAARERLGRLGPLRALAVNQRFEPSPLAWLDRPELSGGGIVLHTGVHSFDLVRHLTGRDVVRVRCLTARVVTKRTEDNFMALLELEGDPALVTVSGCRATAGRSGLIDAACAEGQLVGDHQQHWLQTVRGLERTPVALPPAAMTVADALRAFAALLVDGTPPPVAPIDGAHAVAIAEACLRSGAGGGDAVDVARP; from the coding sequence GTGCCGGCGCTCGCACTCGCGGCGCTGTCGCGGCACGACGCCGCCCAGGGACGCGCGCAGGCGGCAGAGCTCGGCTGCCGCTTCCACGCCGACTGGCGCGAGCTGGTCGCCGATGCGGGCGTCGCCGGTGTGATCGCCGTCGTGCCGCCGGCGCTGCACCGGCCCATCGCCGATGCCGTCGCGGGCGCGGGCAAGGCGCTCCTCATCGAGAAGCCGCTCGCGACCACGTCCGCCGACGCCTTCGCGATCGCGCGTCGCCTGCGCGAGGCCGGGACCCCGGCGCTCATGGCGCACACGCTGCGCTGGAACACGGTCGTGGCCGCCGCGCGCGAGCGACTCGGGCGGCTCGGGCCGCTGCGCGCGCTCGCGGTGAACCAGCGCTTCGAGCCGTCGCCGCTGGCGTGGCTCGACCGGCCCGAGCTCTCCGGTGGCGGCATCGTGCTGCACACCGGCGTCCACAGCTTCGATCTCGTGCGCCACCTGACCGGACGCGACGTCGTGCGCGTCCGCTGCCTGACGGCGCGCGTCGTCACCAAGCGCACCGAGGACAACTTCATGGCCCTCCTCGAGCTGGAGGGCGACCCCGCCCTCGTCACCGTGAGCGGCTGTCGCGCGACGGCCGGCCGCTCGGGACTGATCGACGCCGCCTGCGCCGAGGGCCAGCTGGTCGGCGACCACCAGCAGCACTGGCTCCAGACCGTGCGCGGCCTCGAGCGCACCCCGGTCGCCCTGCCGCCGGCGGCGATGACCGTGGCCGACGCCCTGCGCGCCTTCGCCGCCCTCCTGGTCGACGGCACCCCGCCCCCGGTCGCACCGATCGACGGCGCCCACGCCGTCGCCATCGCCGAGGCCTGCCTGCGCTCGGGAGCCGGGGGCGGCGACGCGGTCGACGTCGCCCGTCCCTGA
- a CDS encoding 4Fe-4S dicluster domain-containing protein, with product MAYIITRLCRDCVDTGCVAVCPVDCIYEYQGADRERFPNQLYIHPDECIDCGACEPECPWQAIFEEVATPEAFKDDVALNYAMVDQSGDFKVAQQKKIEHPTAEQVAANKAKWGYAG from the coding sequence ATGGCATACATCATCACGCGGCTGTGCCGCGATTGCGTGGACACCGGCTGCGTCGCCGTCTGTCCGGTCGACTGCATCTACGAGTACCAGGGGGCGGATCGCGAGCGGTTCCCGAACCAGCTCTACATCCACCCCGACGAGTGCATCGACTGCGGCGCCTGCGAGCCCGAGTGCCCGTGGCAGGCGATCTTCGAAGAGGTCGCCACGCCCGAAGCCTTCAAGGACGACGTCGCGCTCAACTACGCGATGGTCGACCAGAGCGGCGACTTCAAGGTCGCACAGCAGAAGAAGATCGAGCACCCGACGGCGGAGCAGGTCGCGGCGAACAAGGCCAAGTGGGGCTACGCGGGCTGA
- a CDS encoding TetR/AcrR family transcriptional regulator: MKTSSLAAAPHANRFARRRERTARELLAAATTVLARQGIRATKIADIAAEADVGVGTFYLHFETKEALVDAVVQDVILRFKAAVDAARDAAPDPLGRIRASTSAACRFARDHRPLFKIVFGADGAHHELVRRAQALFAVDIESNLRAGIDAGVLTPLHTALAAQALVGMITQLLAWWSEHEAVPIEWLEETINHLSLHGTLRQPG, encoded by the coding sequence ATGAAGACCTCCTCACTTGCTGCCGCCCCGCACGCCAACCGCTTCGCCCGACGCCGGGAGCGCACCGCGAGGGAGCTGCTCGCGGCCGCCACGACGGTGCTGGCGCGCCAGGGCATCCGGGCGACCAAGATCGCCGACATCGCTGCCGAGGCCGACGTCGGCGTCGGCACCTTCTACCTCCACTTCGAGACCAAGGAGGCGCTGGTCGACGCGGTCGTGCAGGACGTGATCCTGCGCTTCAAGGCCGCCGTCGACGCCGCCCGCGACGCCGCGCCCGACCCGCTCGGGCGCATCCGGGCCTCGACCAGCGCCGCCTGCCGCTTCGCGCGCGACCACCGGCCGCTCTTCAAGATCGTGTTCGGCGCCGACGGTGCGCATCACGAGCTGGTGCGCCGCGCGCAGGCCCTGTTCGCGGTCGACATCGAGAGCAACCTGCGCGCCGGCATCGACGCCGGCGTGCTGACGCCGCTGCACACCGCGCTCGCGGCGCAGGCGCTCGTCGGCATGATCACGCAGCTCCTCGCCTGGTGGAGCGAGCACGAGGCCGTCCCGATCGAGTGGCTCGAGGAAACCATCAACCATCTCTCGCTGCACGGCACGCTCCGGCAGCCCGGCTGA
- a CDS encoding Smr/MutS family protein, producing the protein MPPAAPPPDEASLFARAMLDVVPLPATSRERIDRPPPTAAPATPISEEAEALAALSDLVTGATHFDVTDTREYVEGAVVGLDPRLVRRLRRGDFAWQAHLDLHGQTAVEARGAVERFVLQAFRDARRCVLIVHGRGHNSKDHTPVLKEGLKTWLARGVLGKVVLAFASARPSDGGAGALYVLLRRDRRAAPMRITEGAKR; encoded by the coding sequence ATGCCTCCGGCCGCGCCGCCGCCGGACGAGGCGTCGCTCTTCGCGCGGGCGATGCTCGACGTCGTGCCGCTGCCCGCGACGTCGCGCGAGCGCATCGACCGGCCGCCGCCCACCGCCGCGCCCGCGACGCCGATCAGCGAGGAGGCCGAGGCGCTGGCCGCGCTCTCCGACCTCGTCACCGGCGCGACCCACTTCGACGTGACCGACACGCGCGAGTACGTCGAGGGCGCCGTCGTCGGGCTCGATCCGCGCCTCGTGCGCCGCCTGCGGCGCGGCGACTTCGCGTGGCAGGCGCACCTCGACCTGCACGGTCAGACCGCGGTGGAGGCGCGGGGTGCCGTCGAGCGCTTCGTCCTCCAGGCGTTCCGCGACGCGCGCCGCTGCGTGCTCATCGTCCACGGCCGCGGGCACAACTCGAAGGATCACACGCCCGTCCTGAAGGAGGGCCTGAAGACGTGGCTCGCACGCGGCGTGCTCGGCAAGGTCGTGCTCGCGTTCGCGTCGGCGCGGCCGAGCGACGGCGGCGCGGGCGCGCTCTACGTGCTGCTGCGTCGCGACCGGCGAGCGGCGCCGATGCGCATCACCGAGGGCGCGAAGCGCTGA
- a CDS encoding ferritin-like domain-containing protein — protein sequence MSQAPIDDHDAREEQIELLSTTFNTTYTWNYEMVRRELHTLYEKAKRDQWNATDQLAWQTPVDAAAEIFPDFQIPVYGTHIWEKLTPKEIEKLRVEQLRWSLSNFMHGEQGALLATAQIVDATPWMEAKFYGATQVADEARHVEVFSRYLHEKLGGPYRINPHLKALLDQILTDSRWDMKYLGMQILVEGLAMAAFGFMHKMSSEPLLTDLLHYVIRDESRHVAFGVLSLGDFFKEMPARELREREEFVFEGCRLMRDRLLAEEVWHTMGWPVAEVRELVLYSPSMIEFRKMLFSKIVPNVKRLGLLTPWVRERFAELDILQFEHEEASA from the coding sequence ATGTCGCAGGCCCCGATCGACGACCACGACGCGCGCGAGGAGCAGATCGAGCTGCTCTCCACCACGTTCAACACGACCTACACCTGGAACTACGAGATGGTGCGGCGCGAGCTGCACACGCTCTACGAGAAGGCCAAGCGCGATCAGTGGAACGCCACCGATCAGCTCGCCTGGCAGACGCCGGTCGACGCCGCGGCCGAGATCTTCCCCGACTTCCAGATCCCCGTGTACGGCACGCACATCTGGGAGAAGCTGACGCCGAAGGAGATCGAGAAGCTGCGCGTCGAGCAGCTGCGCTGGTCGCTGTCGAACTTCATGCACGGCGAGCAGGGCGCGCTCCTCGCCACCGCCCAGATCGTCGACGCGACCCCGTGGATGGAGGCCAAGTTCTACGGCGCGACGCAGGTCGCCGACGAGGCCCGTCACGTCGAGGTCTTCAGCCGCTACCTGCACGAGAAGCTGGGTGGCCCCTACCGCATCAACCCGCATCTGAAGGCGCTGCTCGACCAGATCCTCACCGACTCGCGCTGGGACATGAAGTACCTCGGCATGCAGATCCTCGTGGAGGGTCTCGCGATGGCCGCGTTCGGCTTCATGCACAAGATGTCGTCGGAGCCGCTGCTCACCGATCTGCTCCATTACGTGATCCGCGACGAGTCGCGGCACGTCGCCTTCGGCGTCCTGTCGCTGGGCGACTTCTTCAAGGAGATGCCGGCGCGGGAGCTGCGCGAGCGCGAGGAGTTCGTCTTCGAGGGTTGCCGTCTGATGCGCGACCGGCTACTCGCGGAGGAGGTCTGGCACACCATGGGCTGGCCGGTGGCCGAGGTCCGAGAGCTCGTCCTCTACTCGCCGTCGATGATCGAGTTCCGCAAGATGCTCTTCTCGAAGATCGTCCCCAACGTGAAGCGGCTCGGGCTGCTCACGCCGTGGGTGCGCGAGCGCTTCGCCGAGCTCGACATCCTCCAGTTCGAGCACGAGGAGGCCAGCGCCTGA